ATCACAAACAACATATCAATATGTCAACAAAATTCTGGTGCATCTTATTTTCAATATTTGCGTTCTTTCAATGTGACAATCAACCTGAAAAATTAAATCTTGAAGGGCATTGGTCATACAAATTAGACCCTAATAATATAGGCTTAATAGAACATTGGCAAACACTTGATTTTGAAGACAGTATTAAATTACCAGCTTCATTAAGAGATAAAGGTATTGGCTACAACCCAACACTAAAAACAGAATGGACAGGAAGCATTTACGATAGCACTTGGTATTTTAATCCTGCCATGAAAAAATACAGGAAAAAAGATAGCTTAAAATTTCCATTTTGGTTGACACCAAACAAACGTTATGTTGGTGCTGTATGGTATCAAAAAGAAATTTTAATTCCTGAGAATTGGACAAATAAAAACCTTGCCTTGTCATTAGAAAGACCCCATTGGCAAACACAAATTTGGATAGATACTATGTATATAGGAAAACAAAATAGTTTATCTGTTCCTCACAATTTTACAATTCAAAAAAGCATAAAACCAGGGAAACACCTCTTAACCATTCGCGTAGATAATGCCATTAGAGATTTAGATGTTGGCATCAATTCACATAGCATTTCAGACCATACACAAGGGAACTGGAACGGCATTATTGGTAACATGATATTGTCTCCAAAAAATGAATATAGCATTAATCAAATTAAGATAACTCCCAATATTTCCAATAAATCGATTGAAGCAAAAATAATTCTGAATAAAAAAACAAATGCAACATTGCATGCAGAAATTAAAATAAACGGATTAAACCATGAGCATATTTTAAACACGTCAACGTTTAAATTTGATAATACTTCAAGCGAATTAATTGCAACTATTCCTATGGGTAATCATTTTAAAACATGGAGCGAATTTACACCAAACATTTATGAAATAGTAATCAGTTTAAAGAAGAATGAAAGCATTCTAGATACCAAAAAAGAAGTTTTTGGAATGCGCGAGTTTAAAATTGAAGGCAAACATTTTAAAATAAATAACAGTCCAATTTCCCTAAGAGGAACCACTGAATGTAGCGTATTTCCATTAACTGGATATCCACCAACCGATGAAGCTTCATGGGCACGAATTTTTAAAACATGTAAATCGTTTGGATTAAACCACATGCGTTTTCATTCATATTGTCCACCGGAATCTGCTTTTTTAGCTGCCGATAAAGCAGGCATCTATTTACAAGTTGAAGGGCCTAGTTGGGCAAAATACTCGGTTAGTTTAGGTAATGGAAAACCAATTGATAGTTATTTAATGGAAGAAACCAAAAGGATTATCGATACTTATGGAAATCACCCCTCGTTCTGTATGATGGCCTACGGAAACGAACCTTCTGGAAATTATGTACCCTATTTAGAAAATTGGGTAAGTCATTTTAAAACCTACGACCCACAACGAGTTTTCACTGGAGCATCCACCGGTAGAAGTTGGTCTATTATTGAAAATAGTGATTTTATTGTAAGGTCACCTCCTAGAGGGCTGGAGTGGAAAGACACGCAACCTGAAAGCGTGTTCGATTACAGAAACAAAACTGAAAACCAAGATAAACCTTATGTAACCTTCGAAATGGGGCAATGGTGTGCATATCCTAATTTTGATGAAATTAAAAAATATACAGGCGCTTTAAAAGCTAAGAATTTTGAATTGTTTCAAGAAGATTTAAAAGATCATCACATGTCAGACCAAGCACATGATTTTTTAATGGTTTCGGGCAAACTACAGGCATCTTGTTATAAACAAGAAATTGAAGCGACACTAAGAACCCCCAATTTAGCTGGATTTCAATTACTAAGTTTGAACGATTTCTCTGGACAAGGCACAGCATTAGTTGGTGTTTTAGATGCCTTTTGGGATGAAAAAGGATACATAACAGCTAACGAATTCAAAGCATTTTGTAATGATGTTGTACCATTAATAAGGCTTCCTAAATTTACATTTTATAACAATGAAACATTAAAAGCTAGCGTTGAAGTGGCAAATTTTAGTGGCAATGCATTAAAAAACACAAACCCTGCTTGGGAATTAATTAATAATCAAAACGAAATTATTAAAACAGGGAATTTAGAAAACAAAACAATTCCATTAGGAAAAGGTCATGAATTAGGAAATATTCAACTACCATTAAACTTTGTAAATAAAGCTTCAAAGTTTACTTTAAAAATTCATGTTGGCACTTATATAAATTATTGGAATATTTGGGTCTATCCTACATCAAATAAAAAAACACAGTCTTCAAACATTCATATTTGCAAAATTTTAGATGCCAAAGCTAAACAAATACTAAAACAAGGTAGAAAAGTATTATTACTAGCTTCTGGAAGCATTGAAAATGGCAAAGATGTGGTTCAATACCAAACGCCGGTGTTTTGGAATACATCTTGGTTTAAAATGCGACCACCACATACAACAGGCATTTTAATTCAAGACAAGCATCCCGTTTTTATCGATTTCCCAACAGAATACTACGCCGATTTACAATGGTGGGAAATAGCAAACAGGCAACAAATAATGAATTTGGAAAACTTTCCACCACATTTTAGACCTGTCATTCAGCCTGTAGACACTTGGTTTTTAAACCGCCGCTTAGGAATGCTTTTTGAGGCAAACGTAAATGGTGGACAATTAATGGTTTGCAGTATTAATATTGGAAATAATGATGAAAACA
This genomic window from Mariniflexile sp. TRM1-10 contains:
- a CDS encoding sugar-binding domain-containing protein; amino-acid sequence: MSTKFWCILFSIFAFFQCDNQPEKLNLEGHWSYKLDPNNIGLIEHWQTLDFEDSIKLPASLRDKGIGYNPTLKTEWTGSIYDSTWYFNPAMKKYRKKDSLKFPFWLTPNKRYVGAVWYQKEILIPENWTNKNLALSLERPHWQTQIWIDTMYIGKQNSLSVPHNFTIQKSIKPGKHLLTIRVDNAIRDLDVGINSHSISDHTQGNWNGIIGNMILSPKNEYSINQIKITPNISNKSIEAKIILNKKTNATLHAEIKINGLNHEHILNTSTFKFDNTSSELIATIPMGNHFKTWSEFTPNIYEIVISLKKNESILDTKKEVFGMREFKIEGKHFKINNSPISLRGTTECSVFPLTGYPPTDEASWARIFKTCKSFGLNHMRFHSYCPPESAFLAADKAGIYLQVEGPSWAKYSVSLGNGKPIDSYLMEETKRIIDTYGNHPSFCMMAYGNEPSGNYVPYLENWVSHFKTYDPQRVFTGASTGRSWSIIENSDFIVRSPPRGLEWKDTQPESVFDYRNKTENQDKPYVTFEMGQWCAYPNFDEIKKYTGALKAKNFELFQEDLKDHHMSDQAHDFLMVSGKLQASCYKQEIEATLRTPNLAGFQLLSLNDFSGQGTALVGVLDAFWDEKGYITANEFKAFCNDVVPLIRLPKFTFYNNETLKASVEVANFSGNALKNTNPAWELINNQNEIIKTGNLENKTIPLGKGHELGNIQLPLNFVNKASKFTLKIHVGTYINYWNIWVYPTSNKKTQSSNIHICKILDAKAKQILKQGRKVLLLASGSIENGKDVVQYQTPVFWNTSWFKMRPPHTTGILIQDKHPVFIDFPTEYYADLQWWEIANRQQIMNLENFPPHFRPVIQPVDTWFLNRRLGMLFEANVNGGQLMVCSINIGNNDENRPVANQLYKSIITYMQSDNFNPTEKIAMDIISELFEKKERAVWNSYVKENP